The following proteins are co-located in the Trichormus variabilis 0441 genome:
- a CDS encoding DUF4351 domain-containing protein — MQIVTSWMRQGVQQGELTLILRQLNRRFGEINPQLQERIQGLSTAELEDLGEALLDFTSSADLEAWFASR, encoded by the coding sequence ATGCAAATTGTTACTAGTTGGATGAGACAAGGTGTGCAGCAGGGAGAATTGACGCTAATTCTACGTCAACTTAACCGCCGTTTCGGTGAAATTAATCCGCAATTGCAAGAACGGATTCAAGGTTTGTCAACTGCTGAGTTGGAAGATTTAGGTGAGGCTTTACTGGATTTTACAAGCAGTGCTGATTTAGAGGCTTGGTTTGCAAGTAGATAG
- a CDS encoding HAD-IC family P-type ATPase, translated as MVQAVATVAPGEKQPTVWHSLEISEAIARLQTDAEIGLSSNQAQHLLTSGGANELTGKKGKPWWLKFLLQFNQPLLIILLCAGLVKALSGSLVNAGVIWGVTTTNAIIGFIQEAKAESAIAALAKAITTEATIIRDGQKIRIPSRELVPGDVVLLTSGDKVPADLRLIQVRNLQIDESGLTGESVAVEKHTQVLTPDTGLGERKNMAYAGGFVTFGQGTGVVVATGNNTETGKISQLMEQHTDISTPLTRKFNKFSQNWLYMVLGLATLCFVVGLSFRGFNEALEAAVTLTVSAIPEGLPAVVTVTLAIGVSRMAKRNAIIRKLPAVETLGSATVICSDKTGTLTENQMTVQAIYAGGHQYTVSGVGYAPDGEILRDEQPVDLNREKGLQECLIAGLLCNDSHLETKNGRWVVLGDPTEGALIASANKANFSQPTLLKQMPRLDGIPFESDYQYMATLHNTPTGKVIYVKGSVEAILQRCSLMLNTDGQPRPLDCVETLKQTTIEREVNIMARQGLRVLALAKKLVGNEQNDVDHADIADGLIFIGLQGMIDPPRESAIKAVQACQTAGIQVKMITGDHAITAQAIARRMGINKNGSVLAFTGAELAKMDKTELAQVAEEGVVFARVAPEQKLRLVEALQSKGEVVAMTGDGVNDAPALKQADIGIAMGGAGTEVAKEASDMLLTDDNFASIEAAVEEGRAVYKNLLKAICFILPVNGGESMTILISTLLARDLPILSLQVLWLNMLNSITMTVPLAFEPKGQNVMQQAPRHPNEPLLSGSRIQRILAISLFNWIVIFGVFEYIRQTTGNIDLARTMAINSLIAGRIFYLLSISQLIPNLIAKMDGTMKENVDIPAIGFGILGAILLQIVFAHVPLINDVFETAPLSLQQWLFCLGVGSPMILWATLVNRLDPPN; from the coding sequence ATGGTTCAAGCTGTAGCTACCGTTGCACCAGGAGAGAAACAGCCTACTGTTTGGCATTCCTTAGAGATATCCGAAGCGATCGCCCGTTTGCAAACTGATGCAGAGATAGGTTTAAGTAGCAACCAAGCACAACACCTATTAACTAGTGGCGGTGCGAATGAACTAACGGGAAAAAAAGGTAAGCCTTGGTGGTTGAAGTTTCTGTTGCAATTTAACCAGCCGCTATTAATTATTTTGTTGTGTGCAGGTTTGGTCAAAGCGTTGAGTGGTAGCCTTGTCAACGCTGGGGTAATTTGGGGAGTTACCACCACCAACGCCATTATCGGATTTATTCAAGAAGCAAAAGCCGAAAGTGCGATCGCAGCTTTAGCCAAAGCCATCACCACAGAAGCCACCATCATCCGCGATGGGCAGAAAATCCGCATCCCCTCACGGGAATTAGTTCCTGGTGATGTGGTGCTGTTGACTTCCGGCGATAAAGTCCCCGCCGACTTACGCCTCATTCAAGTGCGGAACTTGCAAATTGATGAGTCTGGCTTGACTGGGGAATCTGTGGCGGTAGAAAAACATACACAGGTTTTAACGCCAGATACAGGATTAGGCGAACGGAAAAACATGGCCTATGCAGGGGGCTTTGTCACCTTCGGACAAGGGACTGGTGTAGTTGTTGCTACAGGAAATAACACGGAAACAGGGAAGATTTCCCAGTTAATGGAGCAGCATACAGATATTTCCACACCATTAACGCGGAAATTTAACAAATTTAGCCAGAATTGGCTATACATGGTCTTAGGGCTAGCTACACTCTGCTTTGTTGTCGGGTTAAGCTTTCGGGGCTTTAACGAAGCCTTAGAAGCAGCCGTAACTTTAACAGTCAGCGCCATACCGGAAGGATTACCAGCAGTAGTAACTGTTACTTTAGCGATTGGTGTTTCCCGCATGGCTAAAAGGAATGCCATTATTCGCAAATTACCGGCGGTGGAAACCTTGGGTAGTGCAACTGTGATTTGTTCCGATAAAACCGGGACATTGACAGAAAACCAGATGACAGTCCAAGCCATCTATGCGGGAGGACATCAATATACAGTTAGTGGTGTGGGTTATGCGCCCGATGGGGAAATCCTCAGAGATGAGCAACCTGTAGATTTAAATAGAGAGAAGGGACTACAAGAATGTTTAATAGCTGGATTACTTTGTAACGATTCCCACTTAGAAACGAAAAATGGTAGGTGGGTAGTGCTGGGAGATCCCACAGAAGGGGCGTTAATTGCATCAGCGAATAAAGCCAATTTTAGCCAGCCCACCTTACTCAAGCAAATGCCCAGGCTAGATGGGATTCCCTTTGAATCAGATTATCAATACATGGCAACCTTGCACAACACACCCACCGGCAAGGTGATTTATGTCAAAGGTTCTGTAGAAGCGATTCTCCAACGCTGTAGCCTGATGTTAAATACCGATGGACAACCCCGTCCCTTGGATTGTGTAGAAACCTTAAAACAAACCACCATTGAACGGGAAGTCAACATCATGGCGCGCCAAGGCTTACGGGTGTTAGCCTTAGCCAAAAAGCTTGTAGGAAATGAGCAAAATGACGTAGATCATGCAGATATCGCTGATGGGTTAATTTTCATTGGCTTACAGGGGATGATTGATCCTCCCCGTGAGAGTGCAATCAAAGCGGTGCAAGCCTGTCAAACCGCCGGAATTCAGGTGAAGATGATCACAGGAGATCATGCTATCACAGCCCAGGCGATCGCTCGTCGTATGGGCATCAACAAAAACGGCTCAGTTCTCGCTTTCACAGGTGCAGAACTCGCCAAAATGGATAAAACCGAACTCGCTCAAGTCGCGGAAGAAGGTGTAGTCTTTGCCCGCGTTGCACCAGAACAAAAACTGCGTCTAGTCGAAGCCTTACAATCAAAAGGCGAAGTCGTCGCCATGACTGGGGATGGTGTTAACGATGCACCCGCCTTAAAACAAGCAGACATCGGAATTGCAATGGGTGGCGCAGGTACAGAAGTCGCCAAAGAAGCCTCAGATATGCTACTCACCGATGATAATTTTGCCTCCATTGAAGCAGCTGTAGAAGAAGGACGAGCAGTTTATAAAAACCTCTTGAAAGCAATCTGCTTTATTCTCCCTGTCAACGGTGGGGAATCAATGACAATTTTAATTAGTACATTATTGGCTAGAGACTTACCAATTTTATCTCTACAAGTCCTCTGGTTAAATATGTTGAACTCCATCACCATGACAGTACCTTTGGCATTTGAACCCAAAGGACAAAATGTGATGCAGCAAGCACCCCGTCACCCCAACGAACCCTTACTATCAGGTAGTCGCATACAACGAATTCTCGCAATTTCTCTGTTTAACTGGATTGTTATCTTCGGGGTTTTTGAATACATCCGCCAAACCACAGGCAATATAGATTTAGCCAGAACAATGGCGATTAACTCTCTGATTGCAGGACGAATATTTTATCTGTTGAGTATTAGCCAATTAATCCCCAATCTCATTGCCAAAATGGACGGCACAATGAAAGAGAATGTAGATATTCCCGCCATTGGATTTGGTATTTTGGGTGCAATTCTCCTACAAATTGTCTTTGCTCATGTGCCATTGATTAATGATGTATTTGAAACAGCACCCTTAAGCTTACAACAATGGTTATTCTGTTTGGGTGTCGGTTCTCCGATGATTTTATGGGCGACATTGGTAAATCGTTTAGATCCACCCAATTAA